The following proteins come from a genomic window of bacterium:
- a CDS encoding glycosyltransferase codes for MKKLSVIIVNYNVKPFLQQALASVSRALKGMDSEIIVVDNGSGDGSVQLVQREFPDVNIIRNQENAGFAKANNQAIKIADGEVIALVNPDTLIREDTFNVCLDYLESHNDVGAVGCKILNPDGTLQLACRRSFPSPWVAFTKIVGLNAIFPKSKIFGRYNLTYLDPEIITEVEAISGSFMAVKREVIDQTGMLDERFFMYGEDLDWCYRIHKNGWKIVYLPGTEIIHYKGQSAKEAPFDSLRVFYNAMLLFVKKHMGGGLSLIPQWILILGIWIRGSISIAAQWGKRLFVPIIDALLLSAGMIISIFIRFSAAGRAGFYVSAYSLVIPVYSAVWLISLAITGLYRKKNYNISRTFTGVITGLIANTSLTFFFPQYAYSRQVILVSGAINLVLLSGWRILIQFLPRIEKIPFLRNIGITLAKRRLIVVGTGAVTTDIITRLNKRIEKSGEIAGRLAVKEDDFNNAADCEIPILGTIKEIVRLVKVHKIDELIIPPGTLSYKQMLSIVGRTRDTGLDIKIIPKDLDVLIGRSVVESIDEIPFVDLEYRVFLWHNRVLKRALDLSIALIFSPISLLLWFIVLILPDYKLVKVIFPCPGGNILIRELFLHDKKVYGIFRTIFSMVYVLKGKMSIVGLDNESDVLKETVWCRPGITSLFKVSGEEQDTQEERLRYYFYYIRNYSVLLDIEIMLKSIFS; via the coding sequence ATGAAAAAACTTTCAGTTATAATTGTTAATTATAATGTAAAGCCCTTTTTGCAGCAAGCTCTTGCTTCTGTATCCAGGGCTTTAAAAGGTATGGATTCCGAGATTATTGTTGTTGATAACGGGTCAGGCGATGGAAGTGTGCAGCTTGTACAGAGAGAATTTCCTGATGTAAATATCATACGGAATCAGGAGAATGCGGGATTTGCAAAGGCAAATAATCAGGCAATAAAAATTGCAGACGGTGAAGTTATAGCACTCGTTAATCCTGATACGCTCATAAGAGAAGATACATTTAATGTATGCCTTGATTATTTGGAATCCCATAACGATGTCGGCGCTGTTGGGTGTAAAATTCTCAATCCTGATGGCACTTTACAATTAGCATGCAGACGAAGTTTTCCTTCTCCATGGGTAGCTTTTACAAAAATTGTCGGCCTGAACGCAATTTTTCCTAAAAGTAAAATTTTCGGAAGATACAATCTTACGTATCTGGATCCTGAAATAATAACAGAAGTGGAAGCAATATCAGGATCATTTATGGCAGTCAAAAGAGAAGTTATTGATCAGACAGGCATGCTTGATGAACGTTTTTTTATGTACGGGGAAGACCTTGACTGGTGCTACAGAATTCATAAGAACGGGTGGAAGATAGTTTACCTGCCGGGCACGGAAATTATTCATTACAAGGGACAGTCTGCAAAAGAGGCCCCATTTGACAGTCTCAGGGTTTTTTACAATGCAATGCTTCTATTTGTAAAGAAACATATGGGTGGAGGCCTGTCTCTTATTCCCCAGTGGATACTAATTCTCGGAATCTGGATAAGAGGTTCGATATCAATAGCAGCGCAATGGGGAAAGAGGCTTTTTGTACCGATCATTGATGCTCTTCTGCTTTCCGCAGGAATGATAATTTCGATTTTTATAAGATTTTCTGCTGCAGGAAGAGCTGGTTTCTACGTTTCCGCTTATAGTTTGGTAATTCCGGTTTATTCTGCTGTATGGCTGATATCTCTTGCAATAACAGGCCTTTACAGAAAAAAGAATTATAATATCTCAAGAACATTTACAGGAGTAATAACAGGGCTGATTGCTAATACATCGCTGACTTTCTTTTTTCCACAGTATGCTTACTCCAGACAGGTTATTCTTGTATCCGGGGCCATAAATCTTGTACTTCTATCAGGCTGGCGCATTCTGATACAGTTTTTGCCAAGAATAGAAAAGATTCCATTTCTCAGAAATATTGGGATAACTCTTGCCAAGCGAAGGCTTATTGTTGTTGGTACGGGAGCTGTAACAACAGACATAATCACACGGCTTAATAAAAGGATTGAAAAGAGCGGAGAGATTGCAGGGAGGCTTGCAGTAAAAGAAGATGATTTTAATAATGCGGCTGATTGCGAGATACCGATTCTTGGGACCATAAAGGAGATAGTCCGGCTTGTTAAGGTTCATAAAATTGATGAATTAATTATTCCTCCCGGAACTCTGTCGTACAAACAGATGCTTTCGATTGTCGGCCGTACTCGTGATACAGGCCTTGATATTAAAATTATACCAAAGGACCTTGATGTGTTAATCGGCAGATCAGTTGTTGAATCCATTGATGAGATTCCGTTTGTTGATCTGGAATACAGAGTATTTTTGTGGCATAACCGGGTATTAAAAAGAGCGCTTGATTTAAGTATTGCATTAATTTTTTCCCCCATTTCCTTGCTTCTTTGGTTCATAGTCCTTATTTTACCGGATTACAAGTTAGTGAAAGTGATATTCCCCTGTCCGGGCGGGAACATTTTGATCAGAGAGCTTTTTTTGCATGACAAAAAGGTTTACGGTATTTTTCGTACAATTTTCAGCATGGTATATGTTCTGAAGGGTAAAATGAGTATTGTAGGCCTTGATAATGAATCCGATGTATTGAAAGAAACAGTATGGTGCAGGCCGGGAATAACAAGCCTTTTTAAGGTTTCGGGAGAAGAACAGGACACGCAGGAAGAAAGACTGAGATACTATTTTTATTATATTCGGAATTATTCGGTTTTATTGGATATAGAAATAATGCTGAAATCAATTTTCTCCTGA
- a CDS encoding Trm112 family protein — translation MLEQKLLDILVCPKCKGKLEYRQKEDAFYCHSCRLKYRVEDNIPVMLIDEAEPF, via the coding sequence ATGTTAGAGCAGAAATTGTTGGATATATTGGTTTGCCCCAAGTGTAAGGGCAAACTGGAATACAGACAGAAAGAGGATGCTTTTTATTGCCATTCATGCAGATTGAAATACAGGGTTGAGGATAACATCCCTGTAATGCTTATTGATGAAGCGGAACCCTT
- a CDS encoding acetyl-CoA carboxylase carboxyltransferase subunit alpha encodes MDFILDFEKPIVELEEKIGEMKAISANENGVLSDEISRLELKLYKLMEDTYSKLNRWQRVQLARHPLRPYSLDYIPRIFTDFIELHGDRQFRDDPALVSGMAKLDGRSVVVLGQQKGRTTKEKLYRNFGMMHPEGYRKAMRIMRLAAKFNKPIIVFVDTPGAYPGIGAEERGQGEAIARNLFEMSRLKVPIIVVIIAEGASGGALGIGVGDRVLMMENSWYSVISPEGCAAILWRDSAKASKAAEALKLAAQDLIELGVIDDIIKEPVGGAHRNYDEAARLVKINIIDALNDLLLIPPDELIEQRLEKYGKMGFFKE; translated from the coding sequence ATGGATTTTATTCTTGATTTTGAAAAACCAATTGTTGAGCTGGAGGAAAAGATAGGTGAGATGAAGGCCATTTCTGCCAATGAAAATGGCGTTTTATCGGATGAAATCTCGCGGCTTGAATTGAAACTTTATAAATTAATGGAAGATACATATTCCAAACTTAACAGATGGCAGCGGGTTCAGCTTGCGAGGCATCCTTTGAGGCCTTATTCGCTTGATTATATCCCGAGAATATTTACTGATTTTATCGAACTTCACGGGGACAGGCAGTTCAGAGATGATCCTGCGCTTGTCAGCGGCATGGCAAAGCTTGACGGAAGGTCCGTAGTTGTATTGGGACAGCAGAAGGGACGTACAACAAAGGAGAAATTATACAGAAATTTTGGTATGATGCATCCGGAAGGGTATCGTAAAGCAATGCGTATTATGAGGCTGGCAGCAAAATTTAATAAACCGATAATCGTATTTGTAGATACACCCGGGGCATACCCTGGAATAGGAGCGGAAGAGAGGGGACAGGGAGAAGCAATTGCAAGAAATCTGTTTGAGATGTCACGCCTCAAAGTTCCTATTATAGTTGTGATAATCGCAGAGGGAGCTTCCGGAGGTGCTTTGGGAATAGGAGTAGGCGACAGAGTACTCATGATGGAAAACAGCTGGTACTCTGTTATTTCACCTGAAGGCTGTGCAGCAATTTTATGGCGGGATTCAGCCAAGGCTTCCAAAGCTGCGGAGGCTTTAAAACTTGCGGCTCAGGATTTAATTGAACTCGGTGTAATTGATGATATAATAAAAGAACCCGTTGGAGGTGCTCATAGAAATTACGATGAAGCAGCAAGGCTTGTAAAAATCAACATAATAGATGCCTTGAATGATCTTCTTTTAATACCTCCTGATGAATTGATAGAACAGAGGCTGGAAAAGTATGGTAAAATGGGATTTTTTAAGGAATGA
- a CDS encoding acyl-CoA thioesterase, which yields MNVKNNTNIYTHRVIYADTDQMGIVYHGRYFEWLEAARTELMRIHGMSYNTLEARGISLPVIEASCRYIRAFKYDDIVNIIAEIEDVTRSRLKIKYELYCEGDETARVKGVTVHCYMNRQARAIRAPRDLLLFFKSFQVPENME from the coding sequence ATGAATGTTAAAAACAATACTAATATCTATACTCACAGAGTGATATATGCTGATACGGACCAAATGGGAATTGTGTATCATGGAAGATATTTTGAGTGGCTGGAAGCTGCGCGTACTGAACTTATGCGTATTCATGGAATGTCCTACAATACTCTTGAAGCGCGAGGGATTTCTCTTCCTGTAATAGAAGCTTCATGCAGGTACATCAGGGCATTTAAGTATGATGATATTGTAAATATTATTGCAGAAATTGAAGATGTTACGCGTTCAAGATTAAAAATTAAGTATGAACTGTACTGTGAAGGTGATGAAACAGCAAGGGTAAAAGGCGTTACTGTACATTGCTATATGAATCGTCAGGCTCGTGCAATAAGAGCGCCGAGGGACCTTTTATTATTTTTTAAATCTTTTCAAGTTCCGGAAAACATGGAATAA